The Candidatus Gracilibacteria bacterium genome window below encodes:
- the infA gene encoding translation initiation factor IF-1 gives MVKEEKIAARGTVLESLPNGDYRVQIDSLAGQELGENTMIVTGYISGHMRKCRISILNGDIVDIEITPYDTTKGRIIYRHNVSSVGKFVHQ, from the coding sequence ATGGTAAAAGAAGAAAAAATCGCTGCCCGAGGTACCGTGCTGGAGTCTCTCCCAAATGGTGATTATCGAGTACAGATTGACTCTCTTGCTGGCCAAGAATTGGGAGAAAATACTATGATAGTTACCGGCTATATTTCTGGTCATATGCGTAAGTGTCGTATCTCGATTCTCAATTGAGACATCGTCGATATCGAGATTACGCCCTATGATACGACAAAAGGTCGAATTATTTATCGTCATAATGTTTCATCTGTATGAAAGTTCGTCCATCAATAA
- a CDS encoding 50S ribosomal protein L36 — MKVRPSIKKRDPRNDVIVVRWNKSHTKRYVRIINKKNRRFNQRQG, encoded by the coding sequence ATGAAAGTTCGTCCATCAATAAAAAAACGAGATCCACGTAATGACGTCATAGTCGTACGGTGGAATAAAAGCCATACCAAAAGGTATGTCCGTATTATTAACAAAAAAAATCGTCGTTTTAATCAAAGACAGGGCTAA
- the rpsM gene encoding 30S ribosomal protein S13, protein MVRILGVNIPNHKHLWVALTSIYGVGVTRSRALLAAVKIDASRKVETLSEEELGVIRDELKKHTLEGDLRREIMTNIKTLQDMNCYRGVRHKKGLPVRGQRTKTNARTKRGKKNTVANKKVAA, encoded by the coding sequence ATGGTACGTATTCTCGGAGTCAACATTCCAAATCATAAACACCTCTGGGTAGCACTCACCTCTATATATGGAGTCGGTGTTACTCGTTCTCGTGCGCTTCTTGCAGCGGTAAAAATCGATGCATCACGTAAAGTAGAAACACTCTCAGAAGAAGAACTCGGTGTTATCCGAGATGAGCTCAAAAAACATACACTCGAAGGAGATCTCCGACGCGAGATTATGACGAATATCAAGACGCTTCAAGATATGAACTGTTACCGAGGAGTTCGTCATAAAAAATGACTTCCTGTTCGCGGGCAAAGAACGAAAACAAACGCTCGTACAAAACGAGGCAAGAAGAATACTGTTGCTAACAAAAAAGTTGCCGCTTAA
- the rpsK gene encoding 30S ribosomal protein S11, with the protein MAQTLRRSKKTKRTVEQGVICVSALYNNTHISVSDTDGNVLTWHSGGRAGFKGAREATPYAATMAMEKCLEETLRLYGLKRAHVKVKGVGSGRDNALRAIIAAGVEIDSIVDETPVPYNGTKKKKIRKL; encoded by the coding sequence ATGGCTCAAACACTTCGTCGATCAAAGAAAACCAAACGCACTGTAGAACAGGGTGTTATCTGTGTTTCTGCACTTTATAACAATACACATATCAGCGTGTCTGACACAGATGGCAATGTCCTCACATGGCATAGTGGTGGTCGTGCAGGTTTTAAGGGTGCTCGTGAAGCAACTCCGTACGCTGCGACTATGGCTATGGAAAAATGTCTCGAAGAAACGCTCCGTCTCTACGGTCTTAAACGAGCGCATGTCAAGGTAAAAGGTGTCGGTTCTGGTCGTGATAATGCTCTTCGAGCGATTATTGCTGCTGGAGTCGAGATCGATAGCATCGTCGATGAGACACCGGTTCCTTATAATGGGACCAAGAAAAAGAAAATTCGTAAACTTTAA
- the rpsD gene encoding 30S ribosomal protein S4: MRYTGPKKKLCRREGKNLFGSEKYALNDSKRKMLGKNTGRMNLYGQQLRAKQATKRMFGVSEKQFANYFKKASRMKGNTLENMQKLLETRLDVVVLKANFARTIMQSRQFVNHAHFTVNGHKVDIPSYQVATGDVITVREKLKDTVIYKTLQIESQEFLTKNQSGKVSSVDWIDADPKQFKITVTRLPETTDFDQSIALDMKKIIEFYSK; this comes from the coding sequence ATGCGTTATACTGGTCCAAAAAAGAAACTCTGTCGCCGAGAAGGTAAAAACCTCTTCGGGAGTGAAAAATATGCCTTGAATGATTCTAAGCGAAAAATGCTGGGGAAGAATACTGGTCGTATGAATCTCTACGGTCAACAGCTCCGTGCAAAACAAGCAACAAAGCGTATGTTCGGTGTTTCTGAGAAACAATTTGCGAATTACTTTAAAAAAGCATCTCGAATGAAAGGAAATACTCTCGAGAATATGCAAAAGCTTCTCGAGACTCGCCTCGATGTCGTCGTACTCAAGGCAAACTTTGCTCGTACAATCATGCAATCTCGCCAATTTGTGAATCATGCTCATTTTACGGTCAATGGTCACAAGGTCGATATCCCATCGTACCAAGTGGCGACAGGTGATGTTATCACCGTTCGTGAAAAACTCAAAGACACGGTTATTTACAAAACTCTTCAGATTGAATCACAAGAATTTCTCACAAAAAACCAATCAGGAAAAGTATCATCTGTTGATTGGATAGACGCAGACCCAAAACAATTCAAAATCACTGTTACACGTCTTCCAGAGACCACAGACTTTGATCAGAGCATCGCTCTTGATATGAAGAAAATTATCGAATTTTATTCTAAGTAG
- a CDS encoding DNA-directed RNA polymerase subunit alpha, whose product MHTLHTIIGLPRVSEQKISEAQFSQESIFDIAPLPRGYGMTLGHALRRVILSSIPGTRVTGIKVGGISHEYTTLPGVRDSILDIMLNLKNLILEKSDEGIVWVNLKKNKAGKVTAADIKTSGGVEILNKDLYITEIDRDGFDLDIQIRVEKNVGYKSIEILKKEDDDVMILLIDANFSPVLNVSTEVTSERFGDMTDLDKLSITVKTNGTISPESAFKFGSQMLRSYFDSFCDTEVLIESSFMSDSRLLRDKERKDAQATEDKENFTHIDFLALSPRTLNALVNGNILSVEQLEKCTEAKLSSIKGFGKKAMDEVRAALAKEGKKLLGDD is encoded by the coding sequence ATGCACACTCTCCACACTATCATCGGTCTTCCTCGTGTTTCTGAACAAAAAATTTCAGAAGCGCAATTTTCACAGGAGTCCATCTTTGATATTGCCCCTCTTCCACGAGGGTATGGTATGACTCTCGGACACGCGCTTCGTCGTGTGATCCTCTCGTCTATCCCTGGCACTCGTGTCACGGGTATCAAGGTAGGTGGTATCAGCCACGAATATACGACGCTTCCTGGCGTACGAGATAGCATCTTAGATATTATGCTCAATCTCAAAAATCTCATTCTCGAAAAATCAGATGAAGGTATCGTATGGGTCAATCTCAAAAAGAACAAAGCAGGGAAAGTCACAGCAGCAGACATCAAAACATCTGGTGGTGTCGAGATTCTCAATAAAGATCTCTACATTACAGAAATTGATCGAGATGGGTTTGACCTCGATATCCAGATTCGTGTCGAAAAGAATGTGGGCTACAAATCTATCGAAATTCTCAAAAAAGAGGATGATGATGTGATGATTCTCTTGATCGACGCAAACTTTTCTCCTGTCCTCAACGTGAGCACAGAAGTAACGAGTGAACGTTTTGGAGATATGACTGACCTCGATAAGCTCAGTATCACTGTCAAAACAAATGGAACTATTTCTCCAGAAAGCGCTTTCAAATTTGGTTCTCAAATGCTTCGTTCGTATTTTGACTCTTTCTGTGATACAGAAGTGTTGATCGAGAGCTCATTTATGAGCGATTCTCGACTCCTCCGTGACAAAGAACGCAAAGATGCTCAGGCAACAGAAGACAAAGAAAACTTTACGCATATTGATTTCCTCGCACTCTCGCCTCGTACACTCAATGCACTCGTGAATGGTAATATCCTCTCTGTCGAACAACTCGAAAAATGTACAGAAGCCAAGCTCTCATCTATCAAAGGATTTGGGAAAAAAGCTATGGACGAAGTCAGAGCAGCTCTTGCAAAAGAGGGTAAAAAACTTCTTTGAGACGACTAA
- a CDS encoding L17 family ribosomal protein: protein MRHRSKKHLKFNGRDANHRDAVLRNIAGSFFIHKKVATTKKRAQAVVPLIHKLIRLGQEKDLMNAIRGLQESLYTEQACKAALEVAKSAQRTSGFTRMTPLKYRAGDASMLVTLELVV from the coding sequence ATGCGACACCGATCAAAAAAACATCTGAAGTTCAATGGACGCGACGCGAATCATCGTGATGCAGTACTTCGAAATATTGCTGGCAGCTTTTTTATCCACAAAAAAGTGGCTACGACAAAAAAACGAGCACAAGCAGTTGTTCCTCTTATCCACAAGCTTATTCGACTTGGACAAGAAAAAGATCTGATGAATGCTATCCGTGGTCTTCAGGAGTCTCTCTACACAGAACAGGCATGCAAGGCGGCTCTCGAAGTCGCAAAAAGCGCGCAAAGAACGTCTGGATTTACCAGAATGACCCCACTGAAATATCGTGCAGGTGATGCGAGTATGCTCGTAACCCTCGAACTCGTCGTATAA
- the rplM gene encoding 50S ribosomal protein L13: protein MKTLFPNTIERKWYLINAEGLTLGRLAQFIARKLTGKEKHTYSAHIDNGDYVIVTNIDKIVTTGRKDQSKLYYTHSQYMGGLKTISLGDLKTKKPFEPLRLAVAGMLPKNSHKEDILLRLKQFQGAEHSHEAQTPENITPTSF from the coding sequence ATGAAAACACTTTTCCCAAATACAATCGAACGCAAATGGTATCTCATAAATGCTGAATGACTGACACTTGGTCGTCTGGCACAGTTTATTGCACGAAAACTCACTGGCAAAGAAAAACATACGTACTCTGCCCATATTGATAATGGTGATTATGTCATCGTGACAAATATTGATAAGATCGTCACAACAGGTCGTAAAGATCAATCAAAGCTGTACTATACTCATTCTCAATATATGGGTGGGCTTAAGACTATTTCTCTTGGTGATCTCAAGACTAAAAAACCTTTTGAACCACTTCGTCTCGCTGTCGCTGGTATGCTCCCAAAAAATAGTCATAAAGAAGATATACTTCTTCGTCTCAAACAATTTCAAGGAGCAGAGCATAGTCATGAGGCGCAGACTCCAGAAAATATAACACCTACTTCTTTTTAA
- the rpsI gene encoding 30S ribosomal protein S9 gives MEYTYSIGRRKTATAQVRLFPGKGESTVNDRPLKEYISRTDLVSLVHTPFKVAGAGDYHFSVIVRGSGESAQAQAIAHGISRALVLIDETCKTALREHGLLTRDARKVERKKPGLHKARKAIQWSKR, from the coding sequence ATGGAATACACGTATAGCATAGGTCGTCGTAAAACAGCAACTGCACAGGTTCGTCTTTTTCCTGGAAAAGGTGAGTCAACCGTGAATGATCGTCCACTCAAGGAGTATATCTCTCGTACTGATCTCGTTTCTTTGGTTCACACCCCTTTCAAGGTCGCAGGTGCTGGGGATTATCATTTTTCTGTGATTGTCCGTGGCTCTGGTGAAAGTGCTCAAGCCCAAGCTATCGCTCATGGTATCTCTCGAGCCCTCGTTCTCATCGATGAGACATGCAAGACAGCGCTTCGTGAACATGGTCTCCTCACTCGTGATGCTCGAAAGGTTGAGCGTAAGAAGCCAGGCCTCCATAAAGCTCGTAAAGCTATTCAATGGTCTAAACGATAA
- the rpsL gene encoding 30S ribosomal protein S12: MPTIQQLIRKPRVTKVRKSKSPALMIIKNNLKRVYVPIAGPQRRGVCTKVYTMTPKKPNSALRKVAKVRLTNGYEVIAYIGGEGHNLQEHSVVMIRGGRVKDLPGVRYHIVRGVLDTQGVANRKQSRSNYGAKRPKK, from the coding sequence ATGCCTACCATTCAACAACTTATCCGAAAACCTCGTGTCACGAAGGTTCGCAAGAGTAAATCTCCTGCCTTGATGATTATCAAAAACAACCTCAAACGAGTCTATGTTCCTATCGCTGGTCCTCAGAGACGAGGAGTCTGTACAAAGGTCTACACGATGACGCCAAAAAAGCCAAACTCGGCTCTTCGTAAAGTCGCAAAAGTACGTCTGACGAATGGTTATGAGGTTATCGCTTACATCGGTGGTGAAGGACACAACCTCCAAGAACACTCAGTAGTGATGATCCGTGGAGGCCGTGTAAAGGATCTTCCGGGTGTGCGATATCATATCGTCCGATGAGTACTCGATACCCAATGAGTTGCTAACCGCAAACAATCACGCAGTAATTACGGTGCTAAACGGCCTAAAAAATAA
- a CDS encoding 30S ribosomal protein S7 → MLLTQKQKFVNYIMQGGKKKLAQQLLEDAFSLIKEKGNKDPEAIFDKAFENVMPHIEVRPRRIGGAIFQVPGDVAPRRQLFLASKWIKESAQSKKGTPFAKALALELIDASQETGIAFKKKMDVYKNADANKVNARFARMNTPGNKK, encoded by the coding sequence ATGTTACTCACTCAGAAACAAAAATTCGTTAATTACATCATGCAAGGTGGAAAAAAGAAGCTTGCTCAGCAGCTTCTCGAAGACGCTTTTTCTCTTATCAAGGAAAAAGGGAATAAGGATCCTGAAGCTATCTTTGACAAAGCATTTGAAAACGTGATGCCTCATATCGAGGTTCGACCACGACGTATCGGTGGTGCTATCTTCCAGGTTCCTGGAGATGTCGCTCCTCGCCGTCAGCTCTTCCTCGCCTCAAAATGGATCAAGGAATCAGCGCAGTCTAAAAAGGGTACTCCATTTGCGAAAGCTCTTGCTCTCGAGCTTATTGATGCTTCTCAAGAAACTGGTATTGCTTTCAAAAAGAAAATGGATGTCTACAAAAATGCTGACGCAAATAAAGTGAATGCTCGTTTTGCTCGTATGAACACTCCTGGTAATAAAAAATAA
- a CDS encoding 50S ribosomal protein L27, whose amino-acid sequence MAHKKAVSSTNNGRDSQSKRRGIKVYAGTKVIPGNIIVRQKGNKVFPGVGVLQGKDFTLQATAEGVVRFYEKGRTRFDGKQVRSTFVTVDAVSV is encoded by the coding sequence ATGGCACATAAAAAGGCAGTATCCTCCACAAATAACGGTCGCGATTCACAATCAAAGCGACGTGGTATAAAAGTATACGCAGGTACCAAGGTTATCCCTGGTAATATCATCGTTCGTCAAAAAGGCAATAAAGTATTTCCTGGTGTTGGCGTTCTCCAAGGCAAAGATTTCACGCTCCAAGCAACTGCAGAAGGTGTCGTTCGTTTTTATGAAAAAGGACGCACTCGATTTGACGGAAAGCAAGTGCGTTCCACCTTTGTGACTGTTGATGCAGTTTCTGTTTAG
- a CDS encoding aminopeptidase, whose amino-acid sequence MSPSSLILERYADVLINFALGNGTGIKPGDVVLLSVPECARSILKPLHDTVLQAGGHPVVEIVPDGLQRSFFQHANVSQLLYRPMKRLLGTVEDIDHRLFIIAEEEKYELFGIDGEHIMKRFATIKPYREALNNKENQGKLTWTLGMYGTQAMAAFAGMSLEEYWDQIIYACFLDDEHPIQRWQEVTETLHMLTEKLNLLQIQSVHVLGEDVDLTVKVGSDRKWLAGRGCNIPSFEVFTSPDWRGTNGWIRFNMPLSYQGSIIRGIELRFQDGLVIESKATENEALLKQMIAQKDANKAGEFSLTDSRLSRITKFMGETLYDENVGGPFGNTHLALGMAYKDAFTGDIANTSKEEWIDRGYNDSVVHTDIMSTTDRTVTATLLDGSQKIIYEKGQFVI is encoded by the coding sequence ATGTCTCCTTCTTCTCTTATTCTCGAGCGTTATGCTGATGTCCTCATAAATTTTGCTCTCGGTAATGGTACCGGAATCAAGCCAGGTGATGTCGTACTCCTTTCTGTGCCCGAATGTGCACGTTCGATTCTCAAACCCCTCCATGACACTGTTTTGCAGGCAGGGGGGCATCCTGTGGTAGAGATTGTGCCTGATGGGCTGCAACGTTCGTTTTTTCAGCATGCGAATGTATCACAGCTTCTCTACCGTCCGATGAAGAGATTACTCGGTACCGTAGAAGATATCGATCACCGTCTCTTTATCATAGCCGAGGAAGAAAAATATGAGCTTTTCGGTATTGATGGAGAGCATATAATGAAACGATTTGCCACGATTAAACCCTATCGTGAAGCTCTGAATAATAAAGAAAATCAAGGGAAGCTCACATGGACGCTGGGGATGTACGGAACACAGGCGATGGCAGCTTTTGCGGGTATGAGCTTAGAGGAATACTGGGATCAGATTATTTATGCTTGTTTCTTGGACGATGAGCATCCTATTCAGCGCTGGCAAGAAGTCACTGAGACACTTCATATGCTCACAGAAAAACTCAATCTTCTTCAAATTCAATCCGTGCATGTCCTGGGTGAGGATGTGGATCTTACGGTAAAAGTTGGTAGTGATCGAAAGTGGCTCGCAGGTCGTGGATGCAATATCCCGAGTTTTGAAGTCTTCACCAGTCCTGACTGGCGTGGTACGAATGGGTGGATACGATTTAATATGCCACTTTCGTATCAAGGCAGTATTATCCGTGGTATAGAATTACGATTTCAGGATGGACTCGTGATTGAGTCGAAGGCAACTGAAAATGAAGCCCTCCTCAAACAGATGATTGCTCAAAAAGATGCGAATAAAGCAGGGGAATTTTCTCTTACGGATTCCAGATTATCTAGAATTACCAAATTTATGGGTGAGACACTGTATGATGAAAATGTTGGGTGACCATTTGGTAATACGCACCTTGCTCTCTGAATGGCGTACAAGGACGCATTTACAGGTGATATTGCCAATACTTCAAAAGAAGAATGGATTGATCGAGGATACAACGATAGTGTCGTTCATACAGACATTATGAGTACGACCGATCGCACTGTCACAGCTACTCTCCTAGATGGTTCCCAGAAAATTATTTATGAGAAGGGGCAGTTTGTGATATAA
- a CDS encoding class I SAM-dependent methyltransferase has translation MKISGEKRSVPNISWSTAQGILQNMEGIDIKNILEIGPANGFSTMIFALGHPKSHITSVEFSRHAFEELRYNLATFSKLQNQEIQEGIPADFGRKVTSDIFQETIGSFSVYFGDAREVLPYFQTGNPEAQCKKPKSTLNIPKKTFEVIFIDGAFRMTREFYDLSVPLLSPGGIIIIDDVIKYRWKMDGFYEYLDSLCVKYEVIQTDPDDGIMVIKT, from the coding sequence ATGAAAATCTCTTGAGAAAAACGCTCAGTGCCAAATATATCCTGGAGTACAGCGCAAGGAATTCTGCAAAATATGGAAGGAATAGATATAAAAAATATCCTGGAAATAGGCCCAGCAAATGGTTTTTCGACGATGATATTCGCTCTGTGACACCCGAAATCCCATATCACGAGTGTGGAATTTTCTCGCCATGCATTCGAAGAATTGCGCTACAATCTTGCTACATTCTCCAAACTACAAAACCAGGAAATTCAAGAAGGAATTCCAGCCGATTTTGGACGAAAAGTCACTTCCGATATTTTTCAAGAGACAATCGGAAGTTTCTCAGTGTATTTTTGAGATGCAAGAGAAGTCCTTCCCTATTTTCAGACAGGAAATCCAGAAGCACAGTGCAAAAAACCAAAAAGCACGCTCAACATCCCAAAAAAAACATTCGAAGTCATCTTTATCGATGGGGCCTTTCGTATGACACGAGAATTTTATGATCTCTCAGTACCACTCCTCAGTCCTGGAGGGATCATCATCATCGATGATGTCATCAAATATCGCTGGAAAATGGATGGTTTTTATGAATATCTGGATTCACTGTGCGTAAAGTATGAAGTGATTCAGACCGATCCGGATGATGGGATAATGGTGATAAAGACATAG
- a CDS encoding UDP-N-acetylglucosamine 1-carboxyvinyltransferase — protein MPKNLIIIAPNTMSTYTITGGVDLSGEIAVSGSKNAALPMIASTLFFEHAELTNVPDISDVHLLCEILKSLGSKVSFSDHILTIDNTNLSLEGLNRELFKTARATYYLIPPLLARFGNVSLRYPGGCSIGKRPIDGIVQGLRKFGYENSQIDDMLSFSGHDNGEAIAVNAYFSVGSTIVLLLSALARTQTTTIQLAAYEPHVMNIIDVLRLAGAHIALRYDHTIIITPAPLASQMSGEVVGDYIVSGTLAVIGALTARDYIDIHRARIADLTAFLFVIAKMGVRYEVIGETLRVYRTKTLKSTELQTNIYPGFPTDLQSPASILMTQADGMSRIHEVLFEGRLNWLVELEKMRGHIALLNPHEALVFGKTPLRGTQVSSWDLRSGAAMLIAGMIAEGETILENVSHIERGYESFAAGLRSIGAKIEKNNL, from the coding sequence TTGCCAAAAAATCTTATTATCATAGCACCAAACACTATGAGTACCTATACTATTACAGGGTGAGTTGATCTCTCAGGAGAAATCGCGGTAAGTGGCTCAAAAAACGCTGCCTTACCAATGATTGCCTCTACGCTCTTTTTTGAACATGCCGAACTGACGAATGTCCCGGATATTTCTGATGTCCATCTCCTGTGTGAAATTTTGAAAAGCTTATGATCAAAGGTATCTTTTTCTGATCATATTTTGACCATTGATAATACGAATCTCTCTCTTGAAGGTCTTAACCGAGAACTTTTTAAAACAGCTCGTGCGACCTACTATCTTATCCCTCCACTTTTAGCGCGTTTTGGAAATGTTTCACTCCGATATCCTGGGGGGTGTAGCATCGGAAAACGACCGATTGATGGCATCGTCCAAGGACTCAGAAAATTTTGATACGAAAATTCACAGATTGATGATATGCTCTCGTTTTCAGGGCATGATAATGGAGAAGCAATAGCGGTTAATGCGTATTTTTCTGTGGGAAGCACTATCGTCCTTCTTCTCTCAGCTCTCGCTCGTACTCAGACAACCACCATTCAGCTGGCTGCCTATGAACCACATGTGATGAATATAATCGATGTCTTGCGTCTCGCGGGGGCGCATATTGCTCTCCGATATGATCATACTATCATTATCACACCTGCACCGCTTGCTTCGCAGATGTCATGAGAAGTCGTAGGGGATTATATTGTTTCAGGTACTTTGGCAGTTATCGGAGCTCTGACAGCACGAGACTATATCGATATTCATCGGGCTCGTATCGCTGATCTCACAGCATTTCTTTTTGTTATCGCTAAAATGGGTGTCCGATATGAAGTTATCTGAGAGACACTACGTGTGTATCGAACAAAAACATTGAAATCAACTGAATTGCAGACAAACATCTATCCTGGTTTTCCGACTGATCTCCAGTCTCCCGCGAGCATTCTCATGACGCAGGCAGATGGGATGAGCCGTATTCATGAAGTACTTTTTGAAGGCCGACTGAATTGGCTCGTTGAACTCGAAAAAATGCGATGACATATTGCTCTTCTCAATCCACACGAGGCACTCGTTTTTGGGAAGACTCCGCTTCGTGGAACACAGGTATCAAGCTGGGATTTACGTTCCGGTGCAGCGATGCTCATAGCAGGCATGATCGCAGAAGGAGAGACTATACTCGAAAATGTCTCTCATATCGAACGTGGATACGAAAGTTTTGCAGCAGGGCTACGAAGCATTGGTGCAAAAATAGAGAAAAATAATCTTTAG
- a CDS encoding M24 family metallopeptidase, whose protein sequence is MNSDQKIEICKKTREYAQESLFKVLQEILKNNLLLSEAEIRDRWIFELRKNNDIFKEGWYSPPPYGIGILIGTDEDGEKSRLNYQSLRSEDKWPRKNIQLNTNNGIMYAYASPIDRETGIIGDFGITIYFGEKQEIINHLIVCHEIVRQVFDYVEPGLTFSEIAQYMKGLITSHHLNNEIECKTSPSTADDVGHTIPFIMEDMTEQEQKILKRGDHDEIQKMISEKRIYIRASEDQIVKNGMAFTIEPRPRVMNNSNIPMVSFHSICAIHKNGTKELITNFDTIFNLIGMKYIK, encoded by the coding sequence ATGAATTCCGACCAAAAGATTGAAATCTGCAAAAAAACGAGAGAGTACGCTCAAGAATCTTTATTTAAGGTGCTTCAGGAAATTCTAAAAAACAATCTATTACTGTCAGAAGCTGAAATTCGAGATAGATGGATTTTTGAACTACGGAAAAATAATGACATTTTCAAAGAGGGTTGGTATTCTCCACCACCTTATGGAATTGGTATCTTGATTGGAACCGATGAAGATGGAGAAAAAAGTCGTCTCAACTATCAGAGTCTCAGGTCAGAAGATAAATGGCCGCGAAAAAATATTCAACTCAATACTAACAATGGTATCATGTATGCCTACGCTTCTCCCATAGATAGAGAAACGGGTATAATTGGGGATTTTGGGATTACGATTTACTTTGGAGAAAAACAAGAAATCATCAATCATCTGATTGTATGTCATGAGATTGTTAGACAAGTATTTGATTACGTGGAACCAGGGCTTACATTTTCTGAAATTGCGCAATATATGAAGGGGTTAATCACTTCGCATCATCTTAACAATGAAATCGAGTGCAAAACTAGTCCCTCAACTGCAGATGATGTAGGGCACACGATTCCTTTCATTATGGAAGATATGACCGAACAAGAACAAAAAATACTCAAACGTGGGGATCATGATGAGATACAAAAAATGATAAGTGAAAAAAGGATATATATACGAGCTTCCGAAGACCAAATCGTAAAAAACGGCATGGCCTTCACTATAGAACCAAGGCCAAGAGTCATGAATAATTCCAATATTCCCATGGTGTCCTTTCATTCAATATGTGCAATACATAAAAACGGCACAAAAGAACTGATTACAAATTTCGATACAATCTTTAATTTGATTGGAATGAAATATATTAAATAA